The genome window GGGCTCCTGTCCTCGGTCGAGGGCGGCATCGACGAAGTGCTGGTGACCTTGCGCGCCATGTCGAACGCCGATCTCACCCATCGCATCTCCGGGCAGCAGAAGGGCGCCTTCGCCGAACTGCGCGACAGCGCCAATGCCACGGCGGCCCGGCTCTCCACGCTCATCGGCGAGATGGGCAAGGCCGTGGAGGGCGCGCTCTCCGGCGCCCAGAGCATCAACGAGGGCGCGGTCGATCTCGCAAACCGGTCCGAGGCCCAGGCCGCGTCGCTTGAGGAGACCGCGGCCACCATGGAGGAACTCGCCGCCACCGTGCGCTCGAACTCCCTCGCCCTGCGCGAGGCCGAGAAGCTGGCCGGCGGCATGACCGAAACCTCCCGCACCGGCGAGCAGACGGTGACCAGCGCGGTGAAGGCGGTGGGCCGCATCGAGGAGAATTCGATGCGCATCACCGACATCATATCGGTCATCCAGTCGATTGCCTTCCAGACCAACCTTCTCGCCCTGAATGCCGCGGTCGAGGCGGCGCGGGCGGGCGAGGCCGGCAAGGGCTTCGCGGTGGTGGCGAGCGAAGTGCGCACACTTGCGCAGCGGTCCTCGGATGCAGCCCGCGACATCACCGACCTGATCAAGGAATCCACGGTCGCCGTGTCCGACGGCGTCCGACTGGTGGCCGACACCGGCAAGGCGCTCTCCGCGATCAACATCTCCATCGCCGAACTGTCGGCCAACATCCGCAGCGTGTCCGAAGCCGGGCAGGAGCAGAACAAGGGCATCGAGGAAATCGCCCAGGCCGTCGCGAATCTGGACAACATCACTCAGCAGAACGCGCAGCTCGCCGACCGCTCGGTGGAACTGGCCCGCGGGCTCAACGGCGAGATCGGCGGGCTCTCCAGGAGTGTCGCGCGCTTCCGCCTGCTCGATGCGCAGGGCGTCGTCGAGGCCAGGTCGGCGGCGGCCTGAGCCCGGCGCGGCCCGGCCCCGCGCGCCGGGTTGCGACGGTGACGCACATGCCCCGCAATTGACAGCCCCGACCGCCTGTGTTGCCCTTTGGGCCACAGGTCCAGCCAGGGGAAAACAACAGTGAAAACCGCAATTCGATTCGGCAGCATTGCTGCCCTTCTTGCCGCCACCGCCGCCATTCCGGCCGCTGCCCAGAACACGCCGGTTGCCATCGGCATGAGTGGCTGGACCGGATTCGGCCCGATCACCCTTGCCGCCGAGGCCGGGCTGTTCGAGGAAGCCGGCCTCGATGTGAACATCGTGAAGATCCCCCAGAAGGACCGGCACCTCGCCATCGCCTCCGGCGACATCCAGTGCGCGGCCACGACGGTGGAAACCTTCATGATCTGGAATGCCAACGGCGTGAAGATCAAGCAGCTCTTCCAGCTCGACATGTCCCACGGCGCCGACGGCATGGTGGTGCGCAACGACATCGCTTCCATCGCCGACCTGAAGGGCAAGACGGTGGCCGCGTCCGCACCCGGAACCTCGCCCTATTTCGTGCTGCTGTGGATGCTCAACGAGAACGGGCTGACCAAGGATGACGTGACCATCGCCAATCTCGAACCCTCGGCCGCCGCGCAGGCCTTCATCGCCGGCCAGAACGACGCGGCGATGACTTATGAGCCCTATCTCTCCGCGGTGCGCGACAAGCCGGAGGCCGGCAAGATCATCGCCACCACGCTCGACTACCCGATCGTGATGGACACGCTTGGCTGCACGCCGGACTTCATTGCCGAGCATCCCGACGCGGTGAAGGCCCTGGCGGAAGGGTACTATGCCGCCCTCGACATGATCGCGAACGATCAGGAAAAGGCCTTCGAGATCATGGGCGCGGACGTGAAGCAGTCTGCCGAGGAGTTTGGCAAATCCGCCGCCTACCTGGAATGGCAGGGCATGGATGCCAGCGCCGAATTCATGAAGACCGGCCTGCCGGAGTTCTATGCGAAAGCCGGGCCGCTGCTGCTCGACGCAGGCATCATCCGCGAGATTCCAGCCACGGAAGATCTCGTCGACACGTCCTGGACCGAGTGAGGACCAGGCAGGCGCCCCCGGACCGGGACGCCTGCCATTTCCCGAGATGACAGCGCAGATCCGCTCCCGCTCCGCCCTTCGCCGCGCCATGCGCCCCCTCCAGCCGGCCTCTCCCGCGGTCCGGCTGGTGCTGGGACTGGCCTTCTTCATCCTGTTCGTCGCGCTCTGGGCGGTGGCGACCTATGGCGGCTTCGTCTCGCCCTTCTTCCTCGCGAACCCGCTCACCATGCTCAGCGAGGGCTGGCTGCTGTTCACGAAGTTCGGCTTCATCGGCGACATCGGCATCACCGTCTGGCGCGTGTTCGGCGGCTTCATCCTCGCCGGGCTGGTGGCCGTGCCGCTGGGCATCCTGATGGGCGCCTACAAGCCGATCGAGGCGTTCCTGGAGCCCTTCGTGAGCTTCGCGCGCTACCTGCCGGCCTCGGCCTTCATCCCGCTGCTCATCCTCTGGGCCGGCATCGGCGAGACCCAGAAACTGCTGGTGATCTTCATCGGCGCGGTGTTCCAGATCATCCTGATGGTGGCCGGAGCGGTGGGCGGCACGCGCCGCGACCTGGTGGAGGCCGCCTACACCCTCGGCGCCACGGACGGCGGCGTGGTGCGCCGCGTGCTCATTCCCGCCGCGGCCCCACAGATCGCCGAGATCCTGCGGCTGGTGCTCGGCTGGGCCTGGACCTACGTGATCGTGGCCGAGCTGATCGGCTCCTCCGCCGGCATCGGCCACATGATCGTGGACAGCCAGGCGCTGCTCAACACCGGGCAGATCATCTTCGGCATCATCGTGATCGGCGTGATCGGGCTCATCTCCGACACCGCCTTCAAGGCGCTGAACCGCCGCCTCTATTCGTGGAGCCTCGCGTGATCGAGATCGAGGGCGTTGCCCGCACCTTTCCCGGCGGCCGGGGCCGCAGCCCCACCCGGGCGCTGGAACCGGTGAACCTGTCGGTGGCGGAGAAGGATTTCGTCACCATCCTCGGCCCCTCGGGCTGCGGGAAATCCACCCTGCTGCGCATCGTGGCCGGGCTGGACGAGGCCACCGAGGGCGTGGTGCGCCTGCCCTCCGGCCCGGTCAGCGGCCCGGGGCCGGACCGGGGCATGGTCTTCCAGTCCTACACGCTGTTTCCCTGGCTCACCGTGGCCGAGAACATCGCCTTCGGCCTGCGCGAGAAGGGCCTGCCGAGGGCCGAGCGGGCGGACATCGTGGCCTTCTACGTCGACAAGGTGGGGCTGCGCGGCTTCGAGGGCCACCACCCGCGCCAGCTCTCGGGCGGCATGCAGCAGCGCGTGGCCATCGCCCGCGCCCTGGCGAACGACCCCGCGGTGCTGCTGCTGGACGAGCCTTTCGGCGCGCTCGACAACCAGACCCGCAGCCTGATGCAGGAGCTTCTGCTGCAGATCTGGGAGGCGGACCAGAAGACCGTGCTCTTCGTCACCCATGACATCGAGGAGGCGATCTTCCTCGGCTCGCGCTGCGTGGTGATGACGGCGCGGCCGGGCCGGGTGAAGGCCGACATTCCCATTCCCCTGCCGCACCCGCGCCTCTACAAGCTCAAGACGGCGCCGGAGTTCATGACGCTGAAGGAGCGCCTCACCGAGGAGATCCGCGAGGAGGCGATCAAGGCCGCCTGACGTCTCCAGGGCCCGGGCAAGGAGTGACATGCGACGCAAGTGGACGGGCCTCTCCGGCCGGCTCTCGGACACCGACCTGCGCCTGCTCAGGGTGTTCCTCATCGTGGTGGAACAGGAGGGGCTCGCGGCCTCCGAAGTGGCGCTGGACAAGAGCGTCTCGGCCATTTCCCTCGACATTTCAAAGCTGGAGAAGCGCCTCGGCGCCACGCTCTGCCGGCGCGGCAAGGGCGGGTTCGCGCTCACCGAGGAGGGGCGCATCGTCTACAATGCCGCCCTGCAGCTCTTCACCGACATCGACCGCTTCCGTGACCGGATCGGCTCCGCCGCGCGCAGCATGGCCGGGCGCATCACCCTGGCGCTGATCGACAATCTCGTCACCGTGGCCGAGGCGCCGCTGGTCCGCGCGCTGGGGGAGTTCCGGCGCGACTGGCCGAATGTCGTGCCCGTTCTGGAGAGTGCGAGCGCTCAGGGCGTGGTGCAGGCGGTGCTGCGGGGAACCGCGGAGATCGGCATTTCCGTGCTGCCTCGCACGGTGGAGAGCCTCGACACCATCCCGCTGTTTCGCGAGACGCTGCTGCTCTATTGCGGCCCCGGGCATCCGCTGTTCGGCCGCGCGGCCGAGGCCGGGCTGGAGGAGGTGCAGTCGCACCGGCTGATCTGGCCCAGCGTGCGCGACGACCCGGCCTTCGACGAGGTGCTGTCGCGCTTTCCGCCCGGCGCGCGCTCCGACAATCTCGACGGGCGCGCCCTGCTGCTGCTCTCCGGCGGGGACCTGGGCTTCCTGCCGCCGGATTTCGCCGCGCCCTGGGTGGCGCGCGGGGCCCTGCGGGCGGTGCGCCCGGACGCGATCTTCACCGAGAACACCTTCCGGCTGGTGACCCGCCGCAGCGGGGAGCGCAGCACGGCGGCGGAGGCGATGATGACCGAACTGCTCGGCGCCTTCCGCGCGGCGGACCGCGACGTGCTCTCCGTATGAACCATCTCTGCATACCAGAAATATATTGTATTCAAAATACATCCCTATAGCGTTCGGTATTGCTTTCACCGATCAGAGGGAATTGTGAAACATGCTGAAACCCGTTGCGTCTGCCCTGGCGGCGATGCTGCTGGCGGGCCCGATGTCCGCGGCTGAGTTCACCTCGCCGGACATTCCGGGCCGCGTCGAGCTTCACACCATTGCCAGCAGCACGCTGTCTGACGCCGAGTTCCTGGGCAAGATGCCGGGGGTGCCGGTGACCGTGGCCGGCGAGCTGCGCCTGCCGGCAGGCAAGGGGCCGTTCCCGGCCGTGGTGCTGATGCATGGCTCCAGCGGGATCGGCGCGAACATCGAGCCCTGGGTCCGGCAGTACATCGCCATGGGCGTGGCGACCTTCGTGATCGATTCCGTCACCGGGCGCGGGGTGCGCGGGCTGGGCGACAAGCAGGCCAGCGTCGGCCGGCTCAACTACATCACCGACATCTATGGCGCGCTCGACCTGCTGTCGCAGGATGATCGGATCGACCCGGAGCGCATCGCCCTGCAGGGCTTCTCGCGCGGGGGGCAGGCGGCGCTCTATGCCACCGTCACCCGGTTCAATGCGCTGTGGAACCCGGGCTCCGGGCATTTCGCCAGTTTCGTGGCCTTCTACCCCAACTGCCTGACCGAATACATGGAGGACACCGCCGTCGCCGACGTGCCGATCCGCATCTTCCACGCGGCGCAGGATGACTACAACCCGCCGGCAACCTGCGAGACCTATGTGCAGCGGCTGAAGGCGGCGGGGGCGGATGTGGAGATGACCGTCTATCCGAATGCCCGGCACGGGTTCGACTATCCCACCAAGGAGGCCGTGACCTTCGATCTCGCTACCGCCCAGACCGCGCGCAACTGCAAGATGCGTGAGACCGAGGCCGGTGTGATCACCAACCTCGATACCGGCAAGCCATTCAGCTACGCCGATGCCTGCGTGGACCTGGGCCCGCATGTGGGTTCGGACCCGGAGGCGACGCAGCAGGCCTACACGGCCGTGATCGCGCATATGCGCACGGTCTTCGGGCTCTGATCGACTGGGCGGGGCCCCCTCCGGGGCCTCGCCACGCTCAGGCGGCGGCCCGCTCCCAGGCCGCCTCGGCGATGCGGCGCAGCTCCAGCGCTTCGGCCCAGCGGTCCGACAGCTCATCGCCGTTCGCGTCCGTCATCGCGTATTCCGGCGGGCCCAGTTCGCACAGGAAGAGGCAATCCGCCTGCGTGCGGGCGCGGTAGCCGCGAAAGCCCTCCTCCCACCAGCCGGCGAACAGGTCCAGCCAGCGGCGGAACTGCGGGAAGCCGATGGGCACCTGCACCTGGGAGCGCGTGGCCACCCGGCCCTGGAAACTGTCCGCCCGCGCCAGCACCCGGCTCATCCAGCCCATCGCCTCCGGTGGGATGGGGAAGGTGAGCTCGCGGTCCACCACGTAATGCGAAAGGTCGGCGGAGAGCCGCATCTCGGGCACCGCGTCGAGCAGTTGCAGGGTGGAGAACAGGTCGTTGGTGATGCAGTTGCGATGGGTCTCGAACTGGATCGGCATGCCTTCCTCGGCCGAGACGCGCAGCCAGTCGCGCACCACGGGGATCATGCCGGAGACGGTGATCGGCATCACCTGACCCACCACGATCACGTAGGGCGCCCCGATGTCCTTGGCCAGGTGCAGGGCCGGGCGCAGGTCTTCCACCGATTTCGGAAAGGCGGTGAGCAGGCCGGCCAGCCCGGTGCGCGCGTAGTCCGGCACGGTGGCGCGGGCCTCATCGAGGCTGAGCGCCCCGAGGTCGATGCACATGCCGTGGTAACCGGCTTCCTTCACCCGGTCGAACCGCTCGGCAACCGGGGCCTCGGGCACGCCCGGGCGCCGCAGCTCTGTCGCCCAGAGGGACTGGTAGGTGCGCAGGCCCATCACGCGGCCCGGTGCGAGGGCGGCGGGGCGACGGGTTCGAGATCGGTGTCGTCGGAGATCCAGATCCGGTCCTGCGGGTAATCCGCCTCGGTGCGGCCCCGGCCGAAGGCGCGCAGCACCGCGGCCTGGAAGCCGAGATAGGTCATCTGCGGCGGCTTGCGGCCATGGTCGGTGAAGATGGTCTGGTGCAGCTTCGAGAGGTTGTAGCAGGGCACCGAGGGGAAGGCGTGGTGTGCGGTGTGATACTGCATGTTCCAGCACATCCAGCGCATGACGGCGTTGGTGCGGGTGGAGCGGGTGTTCTGGGTGATGACGTCGTTATGCGGCAGGCCCAGATGCTCGATGGTGTTCTGCAGCTGGTGGACGAATTTCATCGCCACCATCGGCGCCAGCCACAGCAGCACCGCCGCCCAGCTCTGCGCCCAGAGCGACAGCGCCGCGATCACCGCGTAACCTGCCAGATGCAGCCGCGCCTCGCGGATCACCCTCGGGCGCTCCTTGGGCAGGATGTAGGGCTCACTCACCACGCCGGCGGAGAAGCGCAGGATGCGGCGCACCCGCGAATACCAGTAGGTCGGCCCCAGCACCCAGAGCGCGTAGGAGGTGAAGGTATAGGGCGGGCGGGCCAGCTCGCCGTCCTTCTCCCAGTCCTGGGTGTAGCGGTGGTGGGCGAAATGCTGGATCTGGTCGAAATCGCGCGGGTAGAGCAGGATGAAGCCGAAGGCGCGGCCAAAGGCCTCGTTCAGCTTCCGGTTCGAGAACACGGTGGAATGGCTCAGCTCATGCTGCCCGGCATAGAGGAAGTTGATCAGCATTCCGTGGATCATGAACAGCGGAACGGCCAGCCAGGCGGTGTCCCGGGCAAGCCACAGCGCCGTTCCGGTGACGGCGATGGCGCCGAGATGCGAGCCCACCTGTTTCCAGCCGCGGGCGTCGTCACGCTGCGCGAGTTCCTTGAGTTTCGCCGGCTCGATGAGGTCGCGGCGGCCGAAGACCTCTTGCATGGGAATGCCTCCTTGGTTGGGACCGACCCCGATCATGCGCCGGCGCCGCCCCGCTTTGAAGTGTCATGTTGCAAAGCAAACTTGAGGACGCGCTTGAGTTAGTGACTCATCGTGATCGGGCCGGGCGGTACCTGTCCGCCCGGGGACGCGGCGCAAGCGAGCGCTCCCGGCGTCGCGGCTTCGCCCGCATCGCGTACCGGGCAGGGCGAGCGCCTGTGGCGGTCAGGCGAGCGATTCCGGAGGGCGACTCCAGGGCGGCGCTACTTCCGCGTCTCGCGCCAGACGATCCGGCTCACCACCACGATCAGCGTGATCACGATGAGGATGACGGAGATCGCCGCCACCGCGGGGTCCACGTTGTCGCGCAGGCCCATCCAGATGCGGCGGGGCAGGGTGATGGCGTTGATCGAGGTGATGAAGAGGGTGACCGCGATCTCCTCCCAGCTCAGCACGAAGGCCATCACGAAGGCCCCGATGAGCCCGAAGCGGATGTTGGGCAGGATCACCCAGGCCGAGGCCTGCCAGATCGAGGCGCCCATGCCGCGCGCCGCCATCTCGATGCGCCGGTCGATCTGCGACAGCGCCACCATCACCACCACCACCGCGAAGGGCACGATCATCACCACATGCGAGATCACCACGCCCCAGAACGTGTCATAGCCGATGGCCGGCGCGGCCCTGGCCAGCCAGGACATGAAGAAGTAGAGGATCACCGCAGAGACCACCGGCGGCACGATCATCGGCAGCATCACGAAGCCGATCAGCAGCGCCTTCAGCCGCGGCTGGACATACCAGATGCCCAGCGAGAAGGCCGTGGCGAGCACCGTCGCGATCGTGCTCGCCACGAAGGCCACCCGCACCGACAGCCAGATGGAGGCGTGCCAGTCCGCGTTCTCCCAGATGGTCTGGTAGTGGCGCAGGGAGAGTTCCCCCTCCGGCATCTTGAGATAGCGGAACGGCGTGAAGGACATCGGGATCACGGCCAGCATCGGCGCCAGCAGGAACAGCCCGGCCAGCAGCGCGAGGAGGACGGCCACCGGGCCGGGGCGGTAGGGTCCCATCAGCGCACCAGTTTCTCGACGCGGGTGATCCGCATCAGGGCAAGGAGGAGGGCGGAGACGAGCACGATCATCGTGACGCTGAGCGCCGCGGCGAGCCCCCAGTTCGAGGCCTGGAAGATCTGCACGTAGACGTATTCCGCGATCATGATGGCGCGGCCGCCGCCCAGCAGCGCCGGGGTGACGAAGAAGCCCAGCGAGAACACGAACACGATGACGGCGGAGCCGAAGATGCCCGGCATGGTCATCGGCACGAACACCTCCCAGAAGGTGCGCAGCCGGCTGGCGCCCATGCCGCGCGCGGCCATCAGCACCCGGCCGTCGAGGCCGCGCATCACCGAGGCGATGGGAAACACCGCGAAGGGCACCAGGAAATGCACCATGCCGATCACCACGCCCACGTCATTGCGCACCAGGGTGAGCGGCTGGGAGATGATGCCGAGGTCCTGCAGCCAGGTGTTCAGGATGCCGCGGTTGTAGAGCACCACCAGCCAGCCGAAGGCGCGCGTGAGCACCGAGATCCAGAACGGCACGATGATGCAGATCTCGGCGATGATCCGCATGGTGCGGTTGCCGTGGATCCAGACATAGGTGAGAAGGTAGGCCAGCATCACCGCAAGGGCGGTGACGATGGCGCAGATGCGGATGGTCCGCCAGATCACCGAGTGCACGCCCGGGTCGGTCGCAACCCGCAGGTACTGTCCGAGACCGGGCTCGGGCAGGGTGATCGACCAGTTCGCCACCCCGAGGAAGGGCACGAGATAGGCCGCGCAGAGGAACAGCGGCAGGAGCGCGATCAGGCCCCAGCCTCCGATACGCCAGCCGCGCCCGCCCGGCGCGGGGCCGACGGGAACGGCATGGGGGGTGCTGGGGGCCGGCATCGCGCTCCTCCGTCCGGTCAGGCGGAAATGATGGCGAGATAGGCGTCCAGTGCGGCGCCGTAATTCTCCGCGTACCATTCCATGTCGAGCGGGATCTGCTTGGCCATGTTCTCCGGGTCCACGCAGTTGTGGCGCTTGTCCTCCTCCGCGATCAGCGCGTCGGCGGCCGGGTTCGCCGGGCCCTGGCCGAGCATCTCGAACATCACAAGCTGGCGCTCGGGCACCTGCATGGCGGCGAGAAGCTGCATCGCGGGCTCGGTGCCGCCGGGGTTGTTGGCCATCACCGCGAAGGAGGCGGGCTGCAGCAGCCCGTCATCCCAGATGTACTTCACGTCGCCGCCGGTATCCTGCTCCACCACCTTGGCGCGGGTGTTCCAGGCGATGGCCATGTCGGCCTCGCCGGTCAGCAGCGCGTTCTGCAGCTCGGCGCCGCCGCCCCAGAACACCGAGACATGCTCCTTGAAGGCCTCGATCTTCTTGTGCGCGCGCTCCAGGTCCAGCGGGTAGAGCGCGTCGCGCGCCACGCCGTCGGCAAGCAGCGCCGCTTCCCAGCTGGAGACGCCCCACTTGTACATGGCGCGGTTGCCGGGGAACTTCTCCACGTCGAAGAAATCGGCCAGCGAGGCCGGCGGCGTGTCATATTTCGTGGCGTTGTAGGCAATGACGAAGCTGAAGAAATACGCGGAGGTGGCATGTTCCCAGCCGAAGCCCTCGCGGAACTTGGACTTGTCGACGATGGTGTAGTCGATGGGCTGGACGACGCCCTCCTTGCCAAGCGCGATGGCGGAGAACGGGTCGGCGTCCACCACGTCCCAGGTGACGTTGCCGCTCTGGGCCTGGGCGCGCAGGGCGCCCTCGGTCGGGCCGGTGCCGTCCTCGACCACGCGGATGCCGGTCTCCTCCTGGAAGGGCTTGCCATAGGCCTCGTCATAGGCGGTCATCGCGTCGCCGCCCCAGTTCACCAGCACGAGTTGCTTGGCCTGGGCGAAGGACATGGTGGCGCCGAGGCCCGCGGGCACGGCGAACATGGCCGCGATGGCCTGGGTGAAGCGGCGCCGGCTGATCCGGCCCTTCTCGACCTGTTCGAGAAGCAGCGCGGCCTGGTCTTTCTGGAAGGCGTTGTTCATCTGTATCTCCCTGTCAGAGAACGTGTTTTATCCGGTCAGTCTTCTTGCGGCAGCAGCAGGCATTTCTCCGGCGCCCAGGACAGCCACACCGGGCTGCCCGGGGTCACCAGCGCCGCGTCGCTGCCCGCCGGCAGGTCACACAGCACCGGGGTGCCGGAGGCGGTGCGCAACACGAGGTTGATGCGGGCGCCGCCGTAGACGGCGTCCTCCACCGTCGCGGGAAGGGCGTTCGCCGCACCAGCCGGCTGCGCCGCGGTGATGGTGAGATTCTCCGGCCGCACCGCGAGATGCGCGGCCCCGGTGCCGACGGTGCGGGCCGGCGCGCGCAGCGCCACGCCCTCGAAGGCGCCGGCCATCCCGGCCCCGTCCGCCCGCAGCCCGGAGACCGGGAAGAGATTGATCTGGCCCAGGAATTCCGCGACGAACCGGTTCTCCGGGCGCTCATAGACATCCTCCGGGCTGCCGACCTGCTGCAACCGGCCCTGGTCGAAGATGGCGATGCGGTTGGAGAGGTGCAGCGCCTCCGCCTGGTCATGGGTGACGAAGACGAAGGTAGTGTCCGTGTCGCGCTGGAGCGCGCGCAGCTCGGCCTGCATCTGCTCGCGCAGGTTCTTGTCCAGCGCGGAGAGCGGCTCGTCGAGCAGCAGCACCCGGGGGCGGAACACCAGCGCCCGGGCCAGCGCCACGCGCTGCTGCTGGCCGCCGGAGAGCTGGCTCACCTTCTTGCGGGCATGCGCGGTGAGGCCGACGCGCGCCAGCATGTCATGCACCAGCGTACGGCGCGCGCCGCGGTCCATGCCGCGCACCCGGAGCGGGAAGGCCACGTTGTCCTCCACGCTCATGTGCGGGAACAGCGCGTAGCCCTGGAACACCATGCCGTAGTCGCGCGCTTCCGGCGGGCGGGAGGTGATGTCGGTGCCCAGCTCGTGCAGCGTGCCGGCGGAGGCGTTCACGAAGCCGGAGAGGATCATCAGGAAGGTGGTCTTGCCGGAGCCGGAGGGGCCGAGCAGGGTGAGGAACTCGCCGTTCGCGATGTCGAGGGAGATGCCGGCAAGCGCCTTCGTCTGGCCGTAATGCTTCTCGATCCCGCTGGCGCGCAGGAACGGCTGGGCTCCGGCCGTCATGCCGCTGCCCCGCATGTCGGTGCCGCCGGAAGTGTCGTCATGCAAACCCCGTCTCTCTCCTGCCTGCCCCCGAATTGGGCAGGCGCGCCCTTTCAGGCGCGCGATCCCGCTCCCGGGAACCTTTCAAGCCTGAAAAATAATCATACGGCCGGGGGCTTCGGATTGTAAAACGGTGTTTCTCAAAGCATACGTGGATTTCATCAAGGTGAGAGGTCTCCCGATGCGCTTCAGTGGGAGTGACATGCGCCTGTTGCAGGTGTTCGTGGCGGTGGTCGAGCATGGCGGTTTCGCGGCGGCGGAGGGCGAACTGAACCTCAGCCCCTCGACCATTTCCAACCACATGTCGGCGCTGGAGGAGCGGCTGGGCATGCGGTTGTGCCAGCGCGGCCGGCGCGGGTTCCGCCTCACCGAGGAGGGGCAGTCGGTCTATGCCGCCGCGGCGCGGCTGGACACGGCGCTGGCCGATTTCACCTCCGAGGTGGGCGAGGTGCAGGGGCGGATCGGCGGCGACCTGAAGATCGGCCTGGTCGACGCCGTGTCGGGGGACCCGAACAACCGCCTGCACGAGGTGCTCGCCCGGCTGCGCACCCGGGCGCCGCGGCTGGGCATTTCCCTGTCGCAGGAGCGGCCGCAGGAACTGCAGAGCCGGGTGCGCGACGGCGCCTTCCACTGCGGCATCGGCGCGTTCCTCCACCAGATCGACGGGCTGGTGCACCAGCCGCTCTATTTCGAGGATCACGGGCTCTACTGCGCGCGGGCCCACCCGTTCTTCGGGCAGGAAGATGACCGGATCACCGCGGACATGCTGAACGGCGCGCCCTATGTGCACCGCGGATACTGGCGCGAGGAGGACACCCGCGCCC of Paroceanicella profunda contains these proteins:
- a CDS encoding ABC transporter substrate-binding protein; this translates as MNNAFQKDQAALLLEQVEKGRISRRRFTQAIAAMFAVPAGLGATMSFAQAKQLVLVNWGGDAMTAYDEAYGKPFQEETGIRVVEDGTGPTEGALRAQAQSGNVTWDVVDADPFSAIALGKEGVVQPIDYTIVDKSKFREGFGWEHATSAYFFSFVIAYNATKYDTPPASLADFFDVEKFPGNRAMYKWGVSSWEAALLADGVARDALYPLDLERAHKKIEAFKEHVSVFWGGGAELQNALLTGEADMAIAWNTRAKVVEQDTGGDVKYIWDDGLLQPASFAVMANNPGGTEPAMQLLAAMQVPERQLVMFEMLGQGPANPAADALIAEEDKRHNCVDPENMAKQIPLDMEWYAENYGAALDAYLAIISA
- a CDS encoding ABC transporter ATP-binding protein; translation: MHDDTSGGTDMRGSGMTAGAQPFLRASGIEKHYGQTKALAGISLDIANGEFLTLLGPSGSGKTTFLMILSGFVNASAGTLHELGTDITSRPPEARDYGMVFQGYALFPHMSVEDNVAFPLRVRGMDRGARRTLVHDMLARVGLTAHARKKVSQLSGGQQQRVALARALVFRPRVLLLDEPLSALDKNLREQMQAELRALQRDTDTTFVFVTHDQAEALHLSNRIAIFDQGRLQQVGSPEDVYERPENRFVAEFLGQINLFPVSGLRADGAGMAGAFEGVALRAPARTVGTGAAHLAVRPENLTITAAQPAGAANALPATVEDAVYGGARINLVLRTASGTPVLCDLPAGSDAALVTPGSPVWLSWAPEKCLLLPQED
- a CDS encoding LysR family transcriptional regulator gives rise to the protein MFLKAYVDFIKVRGLPMRFSGSDMRLLQVFVAVVEHGGFAAAEGELNLSPSTISNHMSALEERLGMRLCQRGRRGFRLTEEGQSVYAAAARLDTALADFTSEVGEVQGRIGGDLKIGLVDAVSGDPNNRLHEVLARLRTRAPRLGISLSQERPQELQSRVRDGAFHCGIGAFLHQIDGLVHQPLYFEDHGLYCARAHPFFGQEDDRITADMLNGAPYVHRGYWREEDTRAHGFANVQATVYQIEPQFMLIRTGHYIGFLPHHFAEPWVAAGDLRAIAPARHRYRARFDLILPRGQRHTAALREFLRAVDEVWRGVDAEGMAEQGNRILPG